The genomic region GGATTAGCCAGAGACGGGTTTCGCGATCCATGTTCCGCTCACGCTTTCATTTTGACGCGTTTTCTTTACTGAGCCGGTATCCACTTCGCTCGAAAACGCCCTAACCTAACCGCGCCGCAAGCAGCACCAGGATCGCGGTCTCCGCGACCTGTTCGGCGCCGCCCAGCACGTCGCCGGTCTGGCCGCCGATCTGCCGCTTTGCCACGAGCGCCATGATCAGTGCGCTCGCACCGGCCGCGAGCGCCGCCAGCAGCGCGCTGCCGAACGGCAAGGCGAGGACTGCGATCAGCAGCGCCAGGCCGGCCGCGACCGCCGCGATCGCACCATCGGGCTTTCCGGCATTGGCGGCGAGCCCATCCTTGCGCGCGTAGGGCAGGCTGATCGCGATCCATGGCAGCACGCCGCGGCCCAGCGCGTGCGCAGATATCAGGCTCTGCACCACAAGGCCATTTGGAATTGTCGCGAGAGCCGCAAGCTTGGCGGCAAAGCTCACCACCAGCGCCAGCGCGCCATAGGTGCCGAGCCGGCTGTCGCGCATGATCTCGAGCTTGGCCGCGACATCGCGGCCGCCACCGAACCCGTCGGCGACATCGGCGAGCCCGTCCTCATGCAGCGCGCCGGTGAGCAGCGCGCTGCCGCCGAGCGCGAGCGCGGCGGCGGCGAGATCCGGCACACCGATCGCCCGCAGCAGCAGGCAAAACAGGCCGATCGCCGCCCCGATGGCGGCCCCGACCAGGGGAAACAGCCGCTGCGCCCGGGCAAACCTCTCCGTCCGCGCGCCGTCCGGATGCGGCATCGGCAGGCGGGTCAGGAAGGCGGTCGCGGTCCGGAGATCGTCGAGCCATTGATTCATGGTGAAGGCCTGGAAATTGGGCTAAAGCGCGACGGGATCGGGCTCGATCTCATCGCGCTTTGGCTTCCTGTTAGGGCATGATCTCCGCGCAAATGCTACGCATTTGTCGCGAGGGAAAACCGCTTCACACTTTTCCGGATCATGCACTAGTTTGCGGCCCGCTCGACGAGGGAATCGCATGCAGTTCAGTACTCTAGACGACATCCGCGGCTTTTGTCGCGAACTGCCGCAGGGCGACGAGGCCAGTGCCGCGGCCGCCACGCAGCGCCAGCAGAACCTGACCAAGCCGCCGGGAAGCCTCGGCCGCCTGGAGGAGGTTGCGATCTGGCTGGCGCGCTGGCAGCGGCGTGAGATGCCCCGGCTCGATCACGTCACGATCGCCGTATTCGCCGGCAATCACGGCATCGCCGAGCGCGGCGTTTCAGCCTATCCCTCCGAGGTCACCGCGCAGATGGTGGCGAACTTCGCCGCCGGCGGCGCTGCGATCAACCAGATCGCCAAGCTTGCCGGTGCGGAGCTGCGTGTCGAGCCGCTCGAGCTGGCGCGCCCGACCCGCGATTTCACGGCCGGGCCGGCGATGGACGCCGCCGATTTCCTCGTCGCGCTCGATACCGGCTGGCGCACGGTGCCCGAGCAATGCGATTTGCTCGTGGTCGGCGAGATGGGCATCGCCAACACCACGGTCGCCGCGACGCTGTGCGCGGCCTTGATGGGCGGGCGCGGCGTACGCTGGGCCGGCCGCGGCACCGGTGTCGACGATGCCGGGCTGATACGCAAGCGCACCACGATCGATGCGGCGCTCAAGCTGCATCGCGGCGTGATCGACGACCCGCTCGTCACCGCGATGTCACTCGGCGGACGCGAGCTCGCGGCGATCGCGGGCGCTGTGCTGGCGGCGCGCGCACGCTGCATTCCGGTGCTGCTCGACGGCTTCGTGGCGACCGCCGCGGTGCTGCCGCTGGCGCGGCTTCAACCCGACAGCCTCGCGCATTGCCGCGCCGGGCATGTGTCGGCCGAGCTCGGCCACCGCGAATTGCTGCGCGAGCTCGAACTCGCCCCCTTGCTCGATCTTAACATGCGGCTCGGCGAAGGCTCCGGCGCGGGGGTCGCGATCCTTTTGTTGCGCGCGGCGCTCGCCTGTCATGGCGGCATGGCGACCTTTGCCGAGGCCGGCGTCTCCGGCGCGGACTGAGGTTCTCGGGAGAGCCGGAGGGTTCCCTCAAAAAGCCAGTGCATAGCGTCGGCGCGGGTCGACAATCTTCGCGTGCGCAGCATGACCTCTGCGCGCTGGGGGCCTAACCTTCGCGGCGGTGGGACGCCGGCCGGCGTCTCAGCCGTGCTGAACCAGATACCGGGGAGAAATCACCTCATGTCAGGCGTTCTCATCAATCTGATCATTCAAGTCATCAGCGGAGCCGTCGGCGGCAATGTCGCGGCGGGAGCGGCCAAGAACATCGATCTCGGCACGCTCGGCAACACCATCGCAGGCGCCATCGGCGGCGGCGCGGGCGGACAGCTTCTGGGCATGCTGATTCCGCTGCTCGCCAATTCCGGCGCGACGCCTGACATCGGCAGCATCATCGGCCAGGTCGCCGGCGGCGGCGTTGCCGGCGCCGTGCTCACTGCGATCGTGGGGGCGCTCAAGAACCGCGCGGCCTGAGCCACCTGCCGTCGCGACCGGGACATCGGTCTTGACGATGCCCCATTCCGGCGCGAGCCTTGCGGCTTCCGATGCGGCGGCACCTCGATCGCATCGACGGCAGGGATTGCGCGCATGAAAATACTTGTCGCGGCGGCAGCTCTCTGCGCAACGGTCAGCTGCGCGCAAGCCGATGTTCGTATCCTCGCCAGCCCCGGCGGGCAGGTCGGCCCGTTCATCGAACTGTTCGACAAGGTGCGCGAATCGGGCGAGCGCGTCGTGATCGACGGGCCCTGCCTGTCGGCCTGCACGTTGGTGCTGTCGATGGTGCCGGGCGACCGCATCTGCGTGACGCGGCGCGCCGTGCTCGGCTTCCACGCCGCGCGCTCAGTCGACCGGCGCGGCCGCACCTATGCAGAGCCGGAAGCGTCCGTGGCGGTGCTGCAAGCCTATCCGGCACCGGTGCGCGGCTGGATCGTCCGCCGCGGCGGCCTGACCTCGCGCCTGCTATTGCTGCGCGGCCGCGAGCTCGCGGCGATCTATCCGCGGTGCAGGTAGCGGCGCGGATTGCGTCTTTCTTGACCCGCCGACGCTACCGGACCGTCATCCTGAGGTGCGAGCCCTTGCGAGCCTCGAAGGATGAACGGCCCCGCCGGTGGCCGTAGATCCTTTGAGGGCCGCTGAAGAAGCGGCCACCTCCAGCGACAACGGCGGAGCCGTTGCGCGGGGATGACGGTCCAATCAGGCTGCTCGGGGTTACATCCCCTGCGGACAGTTCACCATCCAGGGGATGCCGAACTGATCGACGCACATGCCGAAGCCGTTGGAGAAGAAGGTCTTGCCGAACGGCATCGTCACCGTGCCGCCTTCGGACAGCGCCTTGAAGCG from Bradyrhizobium elkanii USDA 76 harbors:
- the cobS gene encoding adenosylcobinamide-GDP ribazoletransferase, giving the protein MNQWLDDLRTATAFLTRLPMPHPDGARTERFARAQRLFPLVGAAIGAAIGLFCLLLRAIGVPDLAAAALALGGSALLTGALHEDGLADVADGFGGGRDVAAKLEIMRDSRLGTYGALALVVSFAAKLAALATIPNGLVVQSLISAHALGRGVLPWIAISLPYARKDGLAANAGKPDGAIAAVAAGLALLIAVLALPFGSALLAALAAGASALIMALVAKRQIGGQTGDVLGGAEQVAETAILVLLAARLG
- the cobT gene encoding nicotinate-nucleotide--dimethylbenzimidazole phosphoribosyltransferase, which produces MQFSTLDDIRGFCRELPQGDEASAAAATQRQQNLTKPPGSLGRLEEVAIWLARWQRREMPRLDHVTIAVFAGNHGIAERGVSAYPSEVTAQMVANFAAGGAAINQIAKLAGAELRVEPLELARPTRDFTAGPAMDAADFLVALDTGWRTVPEQCDLLVVGEMGIANTTVAATLCAALMGGRGVRWAGRGTGVDDAGLIRKRTTIDAALKLHRGVIDDPLVTAMSLGGRELAAIAGAVLAARARCIPVLLDGFVATAAVLPLARLQPDSLAHCRAGHVSAELGHRELLRELELAPLLDLNMRLGEGSGAGVAILLLRAALACHGGMATFAEAGVSGAD